TGTTTACTTCTCTTCTACGCTCCTAATGTGGCTAAAAAATTACTTGAAATTTATTACAATAAGTTTTGAAGATAGCGATCAAGAGATAAAGTTAAGCCCTGATAAACTTAGTTTAGATGAGTTTGATGAGCGTTTGATAAAGAGTGATGAGTTTGGATTTGAAGCATTTGAGCTTTTAAAAGAGCTATCATTTTTTCCTTCAAAGTTAAATTTTATGCGATTAAATGGACTTGGCTTTCTTAAAAATTTTTCCGCAAAAAGCTTTAATATTAAATTTATATTTTCAAAAGATATGCCAAGTGGATATGTGCCAAGGCTAGAGTATTTTTCTCTTTTTGCTACGCCTGCAATAAATTTATTTGCAATGAGTGCCGAGCCTATTTTGAATAACAATAGGCGAAGCGAATATAGAATTTTTCTAGATCGCTCAAATATCGATGCTTATGAAATCGTTTCAATCAGTAAGGTGGTCGCCCACAGCAGTAATAATGAAAAAAGGATATTAAAAAACTATAAAAGTTTTGAGAGATTCGAATTTTTAAATGATGAGCGAGCAAAAGATTATTATTTTGTCAGCAATAAAACAGATATAAAACTAAACTCTTATAAAGAAATTTCTTTTTTTAAAAGTGACTCTAAAGATCAAACCATCAGCATAGATGCGTTTTGCTGCAATGGTGATTTACCTTGCAATCTAAAGCTTGGTGAGATAGATAGAGTGTTATCCCATCAAGGTGTAACAACTAAAAATTTAACTATTCCAACTAGTGTAAAGCGAGTAAAAATAGATGGAAATCTTCTTTGGAAATTAGTTAGCATATTATCTTTTAGCTATCAAAGTATACTAGAGAAGGGCTCTTTTTTAGCACTTCTTAATACTTTTAGTGCGCCAGATGATGAGTTTTTTAAAAAATTTGCTAACTCGCTTTATGATATAAAAACAAAGCAAATTTATAGAGTTGATCAAGGTTTTGCAAAAAGAGGGTTGCTATGTATATTTTATATAGATGAAAGCGAATTTGAGAGTATCGGAAATGTCTATGCTTTGGGTATAAATTTGGCTAAATTTTTATCAAAATTTACTTCAATTAATTCATTTTGTGAACTTAAAATAAAGTGTATAAAGAGTAAAATTCTGCTTAATTATGACTTTTTAGGCGGTACAAAAAAATTAATATGAACAAAGAACTAAATCAAGCTTCTTTTTTTAAATTAGTAAAGAACTGCCTGAAGCACCACGATAGAAGAGATATTTTTTTAAAAAATAGCCCAAGTTTTGCCTATCCGATTAATGAGCTTGAGAGCTTAAATAAAGAGGACGTAGTAAAAATCGTCGTAAATTTTATGGGTCTTTTGGGAAGTGGCTCGCATCTTACAAGCTATATTTTGGAGAAGATCTCAAAGAGTAACGATAATAATTTTGAGAAATTTTTTGACTTTTTTGACAATTACTTGCTTTGGCTTTTCTTTGATAGCATTAGTCTAAAAAATTATGCAAGATCCTTTGAAAAAGAGCTTGATGATAAAATTTCAAAGATTTTATTAGATATATTAAACATAAGCAATAAAAAATTAGCAAAAAAATTCTTACCATTTTCTCCGCTTATTATTAGCCAAAGAAGGCCTAAAAGAGAGATCGAGTTTGCCTTGCAGCGTCATTTTAATTTAAAAAATAAACTATTTTTGCTAGAAAATCTACCAAATCAAATTTTTATATCTCCTTCAAATTTAAATTCACTTGGTATTAAAAATAGGGCTTTAGGCAGAAATTTTATACTTGGTAAAAAGCTTTTTGAGAAACAAACTAAGATAGTAATTTATATAAATGGCATAGATTATGAAGAAGCTATTGATTTTTTCCCAAAAAGAAGAAAATTTAAAGAGCTTCAAGATGCTCTTATCTTTTTTACAAACAATGAATTTGTCGCCGATTTATACATAAAAATAAACTATTCTCCAAAGATGCAATTAAAGCTTGGGATGGATGAAAATTATAGTAAAATAGGCCTTGGTGCAAGGCTTAAAAGTAATAAAAATATGTCAAATTTTATAAAATTTAGGCTCTGCTCTTAAATTTTTAGATATAAAATCTAAAATATTTGTTATTATTACATTAAAGAAATATATTTATTTGTAAAAGGATGTGCATCAATGGCATTTATCGATTACCTAAGAAGGTTTTTTGTCTTTTTTAGATTTAAACACAGTACCATTTTGGTAGCTTCTATTGCATTAAGCATCTTATTTTGGCTTTATGCTCCACTTATAGCTTTTAATGATGTATATAGCTTTGCTAGTATAAGTTCAAGAGTCACTATATTAATTGCATTTTGGGCAGTTATTTTGTTTTTTGTTTTAATCAAACCATTAATGCACTATTTAGCATCTCAAAAAGATGAAAAAAATAACAAGCTAAAAGAGATAAAAAAAGAGTCTATGGATAGTTTTGGTAAGGCAAAAAGAAATTTTATGCTTTCTTTGAAAGATGCCAAAACAACATGGAAAAAAGATATAAATTTTAAAAAATTGCCTTTGATAATGATAATGGGTAACGAAGGTGCTGGAAAGAGCGCGTTTATAAACTATTCAAATATTGAATTTCCACTATCTGATAGTTTAGATACTTATAAAAAAATACACAAAAGTACAACAAACTTTAATCTTTATATTTCAAAATTTGGCGCACTTTTAGATACTGAGGGTATACATTTTGCACAAGAGAGCTTGTACCAGCCAACAGCTACTGAAGAGCTTCCTGAAGATGATGTGGATAAAAATAGGGATTACTTGCTTAAAAAAAGTATCTGGAGTGAATTTTTACACTTTTTAAAACGAAATGATTTTAACGCTAGATTAAGTGGTGCGGTTTTAATAATAGATACTAAAAAATTCCTTGAAGGCACGCAAGAATATTTTGATGAATTAATTAGATATATGATAAAAAGGGTTAATGACTGTGAGAAACATCTAAATATTAAATTCCCTATTTATATTGTTTTTAGCAAACTTGACTTAATAGATGGCATGGGGGATTATTTTAGACTTTTCAATGAAGATGTGGCAAATAAGGCTCTAGGAATAAACTTAGATTCAAATTTCTCAAAGCAATTACTAGAAACAGAGTTAAAAAGCTTAAGCGAGTCACTATTTAAACATCTCATGAGCAAGAACTCGATTTCACACCTCTTGGAAGATAAGAAGCGTTCATATCTCTTTTTAAAACAACTTGATAATTTTTTTGCTTTAGTGAAAGATTTTGTAATAAAGCTAAGCTCTCAAAATGCACTTAAAAATAGCTCAACCATAAATGGAATTTATTTCGTAAGTGCTTATCAAGAAAATATACCTATAAACTACCTTACAAATACTATTTGCGATAGATATAACATCAAAAAACCACTTTTAAGAGCAGTAAATAACTATAGTAAACAAAGCTATTTTGTAAAATCATTTTTAAAAGAGATAGCTTTTAAAGCCAACTTAAATAAATTTGGTGCTCAAAATAGATTTACAAAATTTGTAAATTTTGTTTTAGTAGCCATACTTTGTGCTGGAGTATATTTGGGTTCTAGTTTTATTCTAGATACCAAAAATATAAAAGAGCAAAATGCTATAAATAATGCAAATAAAATTTCTTCATACCTTGATGGTAAAAAATACAAGGATCTCTCTCCAACACAAAAGATTGAGCTTCTAAATTTACTAAAACAAAGTCTAAATGACTATCCAAGAATCTTTAGCGGCGATACTAAATTTGAGTATATAACACTAGATACTTCGTATAAAGGCTTCACTCCAGTTAAAGCGCTTTACTATGATTTGAATGCTGATTTTTTCAAAAATACAGTTTTAACTGAAATGGAAAATATACTAAAAAATGAAATTGATCCAGATAAGCTAATAAAAGCATTTTATATGTATGATTCGCTCTTTGACAAAGACTATACAAATGTGGATTTATTTAAAATTTGGATTAGCACAAACTGGGATAAATTTGAAAAATATGGCGTTGCAAAAGATGAATTTTTAGCTCATATTGAGGCTATTTTAAAAGCAGAAAATTTAAACATAACTGCAGATACAGTTGCTCAAAGTATAGCAAATACGAGACTATCACCTGTCCAAAGAGCACAAAGACTCTACTATATACTTGAGTTCATATCATTCAAAGACGATAAATCTTTTTATGATATTAAAAAAGATATTGAAAATTTATATGCAGTAGTCCAAGAAAAAGAAGCTTTTAAGCCATTTAATAAAATTTATACAAAAGAAAATTTAAGAGATTTCTTATCAAAGCTTAGCTCAAACATAGATCAAACAGCTGGAATAGAATCTTGGCTAATGGAGACAAATTCTTCTTTAAAAGATATTAGCTCAAATGATAAGAAAGAGTTAAGTATTGCTGTAATAGAGCTTTATTTGCAAAATTATGCTGATAAATGGAGTCAAATTTTAAGAGAAATAGAGCCAAATGAATTTAGCACAAAAAAAGAGGTCATAGAAGAGCTCGACATCTTGTCAAAGAGAGAAAATCCTTTAAATTCTTTAATAAAATTAACTAATCAAAATACAAATTTAAATGATGATAATTTACTAAAATATATCTATTCTCTAGGATTTGCTTCAAGTGAGATAAAACGTGTTTTCAGTGATTTTAGTGCTAAATTTACTAACTATCATGCGTTAAATTCTAATGACTTGCTAGATATTATAAGCAATGACGTAACAAGTGTTTATAAAAAAGTTAGTGACTATAACTTCGAAATGCTTCAAAGTAACGATGATAAAATAGTTTATGCAATAAATGGCATAAAAAACGAAAACGATCCATTTGTTGTCTTAAATAATGATGCTAAGAAGCTTCCAGATGAGTTAAATGAATATTATCAAAAGTTATCGACACTTGCATGGAAACAAGTAGAAAATGGTGCTTCAGCACTTTTATCAACAGCATATAGAGATGATGTTTTTGATGATTTTGAAAGTCTTATCAAGCCATTTTATCCATTTAATGAACAATCTCCAAAGGCTGTTAGCATAGAAGAATTTAAAAGATTCTTTGGTAAAAACGGAACTTGGAATAGCTTTTATGATAGATATCTAAAACAAATCTTAAGTAAAACCGCTGATGGTTATAAAATAAGACCAAAATATGCAAAAGAGCTAAGATTTAGCAGAGATTTTCTTAAAAATATTGCCTATATAGACAGAATTTCAAATTTAATGCTTGATTCAAATGATGAACTAAAATTAAATTATAATTTAAAAGCTGTCGACTTATCGGCAAATTTTAGCCATATAAATATTAGTTATTCTAATAACTCTTTGACTTATGATCATACAATTGCCTCAAATTTGATAGTTTCAAGCAAAAATTTTGATATATCAACACAGTTTAAATTCAATGCAGTTTCAAGCACTGGAAGCGAGAGAAAAGAGCTAAGCTTTGATGGAGAGTGGGGCTGGTATAAGATATTAAAAGCTTCAAATTTTAGTAGTGTTGGCGTTAGTACGCTTAATTTTGATGGTAGAAGAGATTCGTATTTTGGCTTTGAAGTAACACCAAATGGAGGAGAGCTTTTAGAGCTTATGGATATCATACCAACGATAAATTTACCAAAGAAGATGCTTTATTAAGGATAAAATATGCAACAAATAGCAGCAGTTATACAAAATTACGATAAAGCGTCAAGCTTTTCAGCTCAATTTATCATTTTTGATGAAAATGGCGGTGATATAGGCTCATTAGACACTACAAAATTTTCTTGTAATGATATGAGCGATTCAATCGCACCAAAACACGCTCATGTTGGATTTGAAGAGGGGGTTTTCACAATTTGTGGCTATAAAGATTGTGAAATTTTTTATAGTGATTCATATTCAAAGCTTCCAGATGACTATGAGAGCGTCATAAATTTGGGCGATGTCTTTAGGATAGGGGAGTTAAAATTTATATTTATAGACCCTTCTAGGATTGATGAATATATAGGAAAAGCCTATAAGATAATAGAAAATACAAAAAATTTTGACAAGCTTGATGATAAACGTTTTGAGCCAGTTGGTAAAATTTCAAATGTTGATTTTAAAGAAGAGCCAAAGATAAACTCATTGATAAATGATAAAAAAGATATCACTTTAAATGAAAATGCGCACGATGCAGTTTTAGATTTAAATGAGATAGCTCAAAATTTTGATGAAGAAGAAAATGCAAATAATCAAAATATGCTAACTGCAAAAAGCATGGATGAGCTTTTGACAAAGATAGTTGAGAGTATAAAATTGCAACCAAATATGAGCCCTATAAGTGAGCAGACTAGGACTTTAAATACAAAAGATATGGAAACAATCATGAAAACTCTTCCTCTTAGTG
The nucleotide sequence above comes from Campylobacter concisus. Encoded proteins:
- the tssF gene encoding type VI secretion system baseplate subunit TssF, with the protein product MDYNENNLAYFQKEMAYLDETRALFIKNFPKVAPFLDTKSKDPDVESIIENMAILTSRIRQELDENIPLIAESLVNILMPSYTNPFPSVCMQEFTLRDDFSGVREFIPKGSIVESKQINGITCKFQTIFDINLLPLKITKAFMSNNKSDYLLNLNISVIKDELSTKELDIDFLNLYLGNNVYFSSTLLMWLKNYLKFITISFEDSDQEIKLSPDKLSLDEFDERLIKSDEFGFEAFELLKELSFFPSKLNFMRLNGLGFLKNFSAKSFNIKFIFSKDMPSGYVPRLEYFSLFATPAINLFAMSAEPILNNNRRSEYRIFLDRSNIDAYEIVSISKVVAHSSNNEKRILKNYKSFERFEFLNDERAKDYYFVSNKTDIKLNSYKEISFFKSDSKDQTISIDAFCCNGDLPCNLKLGEIDRVLSHQGVTTKNLTIPTSVKRVKIDGNLLWKLVSILSFSYQSILEKGSFLALLNTFSAPDDEFFKKFANSLYDIKTKQIYRVDQGFAKRGLLCIFYIDESEFESIGNVYALGINLAKFLSKFTSINSFCELKIKCIKSKILLNYDFLGGTKKLI
- a CDS encoding type VI secretion system baseplate subunit TssG: MNKELNQASFFKLVKNCLKHHDRRDIFLKNSPSFAYPINELESLNKEDVVKIVVNFMGLLGSGSHLTSYILEKISKSNDNNFEKFFDFFDNYLLWLFFDSISLKNYARSFEKELDDKISKILLDILNISNKKLAKKFLPFSPLIISQRRPKREIEFALQRHFNLKNKLFLLENLPNQIFISPSNLNSLGIKNRALGRNFILGKKLFEKQTKIVIYINGIDYEEAIDFFPKRRKFKELQDALIFFTNNEFVADLYIKINYSPKMQLKLGMDENYSKIGLGARLKSNKNMSNFIKFRLCS
- the tssM gene encoding type VI secretion system membrane subunit TssM, giving the protein MAFIDYLRRFFVFFRFKHSTILVASIALSILFWLYAPLIAFNDVYSFASISSRVTILIAFWAVILFFVLIKPLMHYLASQKDEKNNKLKEIKKESMDSFGKAKRNFMLSLKDAKTTWKKDINFKKLPLIMIMGNEGAGKSAFINYSNIEFPLSDSLDTYKKIHKSTTNFNLYISKFGALLDTEGIHFAQESLYQPTATEELPEDDVDKNRDYLLKKSIWSEFLHFLKRNDFNARLSGAVLIIDTKKFLEGTQEYFDELIRYMIKRVNDCEKHLNIKFPIYIVFSKLDLIDGMGDYFRLFNEDVANKALGINLDSNFSKQLLETELKSLSESLFKHLMSKNSISHLLEDKKRSYLFLKQLDNFFALVKDFVIKLSSQNALKNSSTINGIYFVSAYQENIPINYLTNTICDRYNIKKPLLRAVNNYSKQSYFVKSFLKEIAFKANLNKFGAQNRFTKFVNFVLVAILCAGVYLGSSFILDTKNIKEQNAINNANKISSYLDGKKYKDLSPTQKIELLNLLKQSLNDYPRIFSGDTKFEYITLDTSYKGFTPVKALYYDLNADFFKNTVLTEMENILKNEIDPDKLIKAFYMYDSLFDKDYTNVDLFKIWISTNWDKFEKYGVAKDEFLAHIEAILKAENLNITADTVAQSIANTRLSPVQRAQRLYYILEFISFKDDKSFYDIKKDIENLYAVVQEKEAFKPFNKIYTKENLRDFLSKLSSNIDQTAGIESWLMETNSSLKDISSNDKKELSIAVIELYLQNYADKWSQILREIEPNEFSTKKEVIEELDILSKRENPLNSLIKLTNQNTNLNDDNLLKYIYSLGFASSEIKRVFSDFSAKFTNYHALNSNDLLDIISNDVTSVYKKVSDYNFEMLQSNDDKIVYAINGIKNENDPFVVLNNDAKKLPDELNEYYQKLSTLAWKQVENGASALLSTAYRDDVFDDFESLIKPFYPFNEQSPKAVSIEEFKRFFGKNGTWNSFYDRYLKQILSKTADGYKIRPKYAKELRFSRDFLKNIAYIDRISNLMLDSNDELKLNYNLKAVDLSANFSHINISYSNNSLTYDHTIASNLIVSSKNFDISTQFKFNAVSSTGSERKELSFDGEWGWYKILKASNFSSVGVSTLNFDGRRDSYFGFEVTPNGGELLELMDIIPTINLPKKMLY